CCGCCATCAAACCCGTCTGGAACGGCAAGGAGTTCGCACCGCGCCTGATGCTGCCACTGAGCCTGAGCTACGATCACCGGGTCATCGACGGTGCATCGGCAGCCCGCTTCACGACCTATCTCGGCCAGGTCTTGGGCGATATCCGCCGCCTGATGCTGTAATACATCGGGTGTCTCGTGGTAGCTGTCGCCCCGACAGCCCCTACAAGACACCCAGTTCACAAGCCGGGCTTGGCCCGGCGTTGAACTTCATTCTTGAAGGATTGCTTGCATGAGCAATGTCATCGAACTCAAAGTACCTGATATCGGTGGTTTCAGCGATGTGGCAGTGATCGAGGTCGCCGTCAAGGTTGGCGACACCATCCAGCTCGACGATGCGCTGATCACACTCGAAACCGACAAAGCCACCATGGATGTCCCCGCCACTGGCACCGGAACGGTCAAAGCCGTTCACGTCGCCGTGGGTGACAAAGTCAGCGAAGGGTCATTGATCCTGACGCTGGAAACCACCAGCGCCAGTCAAAGCGCGGCTGCCCCTGCCGCAGCACCCACCCCAGCCTCCTCCAGCACGGCACCACAACCCGCCAGCCATACAGGCGCAGCCGATCTGAGCTGTGATGTGCTGGTGTTGGGAGCAGGTCCTGGCGGGTATTCAGCCGCATTCCGCTCTGCCGACCTAGGACAGAAGACCATTTTGGTCGAGCGCTATGCCACGCTGGGTGGGGTATGCCTGAATGTCGGCTGCATTCCATCGAAAGCCCTGTTGCACAATGCAGCAGTCATCGATGAAGCCAAGCACTTGGCGGCCAACGGTATCGTATTCGGTGAGCCGACGATCGATCTGGATGCGCTACGCGCCTATAAGCAGAAAGTGGTCGGTAAATTGACCACCGGCTTGGCTGGCATGGCCAAGGCCCGCAAGGTGGAGGTTGTTCGCGGCATCGGTCGCTTCATCGATCCCCACCACCTGGAGGTTGAGCTGACGACCGGTAGCTGCCAAGACAAAACCGGTGACAAGAAAGTCATCCGTTTTGAAAAAGCCATCATTGCTGCGGGCTCTCGCGTCCTCAAGCTGCCGTTCATTCCAGAAGACCCTCGCATCATTGATTCGACCGGTGCGCTGGAACTGAAGCAGATTCCAGGGAAGATGTTGATCATTGGCGGCGGTATCATCGGCCTTGAGATGGGGACGGTCTACTCCACCCTCGGCGCACGTCTTGATGTCGTCGAAATGATGGATGGTCTGATGCAAGGCGCGGATCGTGATCTGGTCAAGGTCTGGCAGAAAGTGAACGAGCATCGCTTCGACCGCATCATGCTGAAAACCAAGACGGTTGCAGTCGAGGCGAAAACCGATGGCATCTGGGTGACCTTCGAAGGTGAGCAGGCCCCTGCCGAGCCCCAGCGCTACGATATGGTGCTGGTTGCAGCGGGCCGTGCGCCCAACGGCAAGCAGATCGGAGCTGACAATGCCGGTGTTGCGGTGACCGATCGTGGCTTCATCGAGGTGGACAAGCAGATGCGCACCAATGTCCCGCATATTTTTGCGATCGGTGATCTGGTTGGTCAACCCATGCTGGCCCATAAAGCCGTGCACGAGGCTCATGTGGCGGCAGAAAACGCCGCTGGCCACAAAGCCTTCTTCGATGCCCGCGTGATCCCCTCCGTTGCCTACACCGACCCGGAAGTTGCCTGGGTGGGCCTCACCGAGGAACAAGCCAAAGCGCAGGGTATCAAGGTAGGCAAATCGGTGTTCCCTTGGGCGGCATCAGGCCGCGCCATTGCCAACGGGCGTGATGAAGGCTTCACCAAACTGATTTTTGATGAAGCCACCCACCGCATCGTCGGCGGGGCCATCGTCGGCACCCATGCTGGCGACATGCTGGGCGAGTTGTGTCTGGCTATTGAAATGGGGTGCGATCCGACCGACATCGGCAAAACCATCCACCCCCACCCAACGCTAGGTGAATCCATCGGCAT
This region of Chitinivorax tropicus genomic DNA includes:
- the lpdA gene encoding dihydrolipoyl dehydrogenase; the encoded protein is MSNVIELKVPDIGGFSDVAVIEVAVKVGDTIQLDDALITLETDKATMDVPATGTGTVKAVHVAVGDKVSEGSLILTLETTSASQSAAAPAAAPTPASSSTAPQPASHTGAADLSCDVLVLGAGPGGYSAAFRSADLGQKTILVERYATLGGVCLNVGCIPSKALLHNAAVIDEAKHLAANGIVFGEPTIDLDALRAYKQKVVGKLTTGLAGMAKARKVEVVRGIGRFIDPHHLEVELTTGSCQDKTGDKKVIRFEKAIIAAGSRVLKLPFIPEDPRIIDSTGALELKQIPGKMLIIGGGIIGLEMGTVYSTLGARLDVVEMMDGLMQGADRDLVKVWQKVNEHRFDRIMLKTKTVAVEAKTDGIWVTFEGEQAPAEPQRYDMVLVAAGRAPNGKQIGADNAGVAVTDRGFIEVDKQMRTNVPHIFAIGDLVGQPMLAHKAVHEAHVAAENAAGHKAFFDARVIPSVAYTDPEVAWVGLTEEQAKAQGIKVGKSVFPWAASGRAIANGRDEGFTKLIFDEATHRIVGGAIVGTHAGDMLGELCLAIEMGCDPTDIGKTIHPHPTLGESIGMAAEAFEGVCTDLPPQRKR